The genomic stretch GCCGTCTGGGCGAGGAAGCTCAACCAGGTACGCACCGCCTGGTGCTGGTGCTCACCGACCAACTGGTCCAGCACGGTGTGCGCCAACGCGTCGGCAGGTGGACGCTGGTCGACCACAGTGACCTGACCGGCGGCGAGCGTCACGTGTCCATAGAGGACCAGTTCGCCGAGCAGGCCGGCGGCCAGGCCGAAGCTGGCGGCGGCCGGATGCAGCTTGGCCTTGCCCCGGGTGTCGTTATGGGCGATCAGAAAGAACTCGTCGGCGATGAGCACGCGTCCCCCCTGGCCGGCCGTCCATAGCGATCGCTAACCGCAGGCAAGAATGCACCGAGCGCAACCGCAACGCAACTCCCGTTTTCGGCAGTTGCACTCCGTGCTGACGCGACCTGCGATTCTTTCCGTGACAGACTCGGAGGGTGACCGCGAGCCCCACTGTCCGCCGGCGCCGCATCGCCCGGGAACTCCGCCAGTTGCGCGAACGCGCCGGAATGACCCTGGACGTCGCCGCCCGGCAACTAAACATGTCCAAGAGCAACCTCTCCCGCATCGAGAACGCCCAGATCGGCATCAAGCCGCGCGACGTCCGGGCCGCGCTGGCGCTGTACCAGGTGACCGGGAACGACGCCGAAGCGCTCATCGAGATCGCCCGAGGCGCCCAGCAACGGGGCTGGTGGCAGCACTACAGCGACGTCCTGCCCGAGTGGTTCGAGTTCTACGTAGGACTGGAAGCCGAGGCTGCCACCCTGCGCACGTACGAGGCGGAGGCGGTGCCGGGGCTGTTGCAGACCGAGGCGTACGCACGGGAGGTCTACCGACTCACCGCGGGCGAGGACGACATCGACCGCAAGGTGGCCGCCCGGCTACGCCGACAGGACGTGCTGCGCAGCGACGAACCGGTCGAACTGTCAGTGGTGCTGAACGAGGCGGTGCTGCTACGCCCCGTGAGCGAACGGTCGGTCATGGCGGAGCAACTCGCCCACCTGGAAGCCGCCACACAGCTACCCAACGTGACGATCCAGGTACTTCCATTCGCGGCCGGGGGCCACCCGGCGATGAACTCGCCGTACGTGATCCTCACCTTCGCCGACGCCGCCGACGCAGCCGTGGTTTACCTGGAAAACCTCACGACAGGTCTGGCACTGGAGGAGGTCGCGCAGGTGCGCTCGTATAGCCTTGTGCACGAGAGGCTGCGGCGTCTGGCGCTTGATCCAGCGTCGTCTTTGGTGCGCCTGAAGGAAGCTTCTCGCTACTTTACGTGACCGTTCGGCGCGGTCACGGTCGGTATCGACGAAGGGATCGCGATGACCGCGCTCGACCTGTCCCTGGCTGACTGGCGCATCAGTACGCGCAGCGTGGGCAACGGCAACTGCGTCGAGGTCGCCGTCGTCGACGGTCAGGTGGCGGTGCGGGACAGCAAGGACCGCCCCGGCCCCGTGCTGACCTTCCCGTCTTCGGCCTGGCACGCCTTCGTCACCGGCGTCGACGAGGTCCGCGCCGGCTGATCCGCCGCCTCGCCGGGCACATCGAGGCGGGGCCGTCAGCCGGTGCGAGACCGGTCGTGCTCACCGACATACCGCTCGTCCGCCGTGGCCCACGCTGCGGCCACGTGCGCGGGCAGAGCTGGCTGCACAAGCAGCCGCGCAACGTCCAACGGCGCGGTCCACGAACTTCGGCCCGATTCCAGGGCCACGACCATCGAGTACGGCCAGCCCGGGATCATGACGGTCTGATCCTTGCCACGTCCGTAGGTGTGACGCAGGATCCGCTGCGGTGAGGTATGCGCGTCCGACCGCAACCAGCAGGTGATGTCGACCGCCAGGACCAGACGACCATCAGCCGCCCGTGGCAACGGCACCGCCGCGAGAGCAGTGCGTTACCGGTCGATGTCCAGCCGCCCGCAGGCCAGGGCGTCATACAACGCCCCGTGACCCCGACGATGCTCACCCACCAGCGACAACTCCACCAACAATCCGGGACCGCTGCTCCTCGTCGAGCGACTCCCAGATGGCCAGGGCGCGCTGTAGCGCCTTTGGCTCACCCAGTCCTGCTGCGCCTACCCGGTACCGGTCTGGCAGGCCGTCACCTCGGGCCGCGACAGCCATTAGGTAGGTGACGTACGCCTCCAGACCAAGCAGCCCGGCGGCGTAGTCGGCATAGAGGGGTCAACCCAGGGCGGTTGCAAGTTCCGGGGTCGTGCGGCTGGTCGGGTTGTGACGGGTTGGGGTGTATGGCAGGGCAGGCACGAGCGCGCCCTGACCGATTCGGAGTTCGTGGATCAGGTCCGGGACGCGCTGACCAGCGCGCCGGTGGTGCACGCCGACGAGTCCGGGCTGCGGGTCGCAGGCAAGCTGCACTGGGTGCACGTGGCCACCACCGGGAAGCACACGCTGGTCTGGGCGCACCCGAGACGCGGTCGGGCCGGGATCGACGCCGGGCAGGTGATGGCCTCGATGGCCGGGATCGCTGTGCGCGACGCGTGGGCGCCGTACGACATCTACACCCCGGCCGCCCACCAGTTGTGCTGCGCGCACCTGCTACGCGAGCTTACCGCCGCCGGCGAACGGGTGCCGGGGGCGGTGTGGCCCGGTCAGGCAGCCGACGCGCTCCTGCGGCTCAAGACCGCCGCGGACACCGCCCGCGCCCACGCGGCGTCCGGCATCGACCCGGACCTGCTGGCCGAGCAGACCGGACTGTTCCGCCAGGCCGCCTTGGTCGCGGTCAAGGACCACCAGCACGAGAAGTCGAAGACCGGCCGGAAACTGACCGCGCTCGGCCGGCGAATGCGCGACCGCATCGACGACTGCCTGCGGTTCGCGGTCGACCTGCGGTCCCCGTTCGACAACAACGCCCGGTGACCCGAACGAAGGTCCACCAGGGACAAACAGATGAGGTGTCGACACCGGCAAGACCACCCTCGCCCCGCTCGCGGTGGCCGATGCGGTCACCGATCGCGTGGTCGTCGCCCACGCGGCGGACTGGCTCGGACCCAAGATGGTCGGTGCCTGCCGCGGGGCCGGTCTGGCCCGGGTCGACGTGGCCGGCGTACCGCACCGGCTGGTGCCCTGGTCGGCGGTCCGAGCGCGGCTGCGGGTCAGGGCTCGTCGACCACGTCCGCGATGACCACGGTGATGTTGTCCGGGCCACCGGCGCGCAACGCCAGATCGATGAGCTTACGGGCGCACACCTCCCGCTCCGGGTGGGCGGCGAGCACCTCGGCCAGGGTCTCGGCTCGGACGACGTTGGACAGTCCGTCGCTGCACAGCAGCCAACGGTCGCCGTGGCGGGGCAGCATCGTCGCGTAGGTCGGGGAGACCTCGTCGCCCTGCAGGGCCTGCGTGACCACGGCCCGGCGGGGGTGGCTGCCGGCCTGGTCCGGTGTGATCACCCCCTGCTCGACGAGCATCTGCACGAACGTGTCGTCCCGGGTGATCTGCTTGAGCACGCCGTCGCGGAACAGGTATGCCCGGGAGTCGCCGACGTGGGCCAGCGCCAGGCAGCTACCGGTACGCGCGAAGAGCAGCGCGGTCAGGGTCGTGCCCATCCCCTGCCGCTGCGGGTCCTCGGTGACCGCCTGGCGGATCCGGGTGGTGGCCAGCGCAATGCCGTCCTGCAACGCGGCGACGAGTGCGTCCTCGGGTATCTCCCCGTCCAGCGGCGCCACCGCCTCGATGGCGATGGCGCTGGCCAGGTCACCCGCGGCCATCCCGCCCATGCCGTCGGCGACGGCCACCAGCCAGGTCCCGGCGTGCAACGCGTCCTGGTTGCCGCTGCGGATCAGCCCACGGTCGCTCGTCCCCGCGGAACGCAGCTTCAGGGTCATGAGACGCAGCCTGCCAGGAATAGTGCGTCGTTGTCTCTAGGAGATCAGGACGACCGGGCGTGGCGCGGCGAATCTCACGGGCTGACGCCCCCGATTTTCATCGGGCAGGATCGATTGACAGCGTCCGCCCGCCCTGGAAACATGCCCGATACCTGGGAGCGCTCCCAACTGTTACACACCCGCCCACCACCATTCCGTCCCGTTCGTCGGAAGGAATCTCCGTGACGCCATCCCGACGTCGCCTCGCGGTGCTCGCCGCAGCTACCACCGTGGCGCTGGCCGGCGCGAGCGCCGGCACGGCCCACGCCGATCCCCCGGCCGAGGCCCCCGAACAGATCACCAACGGCGATTTCAGCTCCGGCGTGTCGCCGTGGTTCTCCTACGGCACCGGCCCGCTCGGGGTGACGGACGGCCAGCTCTGCGCCACCGTCTCCGGCGGACTGGCCAACCCCTGGGACGCCGGCATCGGCCAGGACTCGGTGGCACTGGTCGCCGGTGCCGAGTACACCCTCGGCTTCGACGTCACCGCCACCCCCGGCAACGCCGTCACCGCCGTGCTGCAGCTGGGCAACGCCCCCTACACCGGCTACTACTCCGTGACCGCCGCCGCCACCCCCACCCAACAGCGGATCGAACGGACCTTCGTGGCACCCGAGGACGACGACCGCGCCCAGCTCATCTTCCAGGTCGGCGGCGCCGCCGAGGAGCAGACCGTCTGCCTGGACAACGTCTCGCTGCGCGGCGGCAACCCGCCCGAGCCGTACGTGCCGGACACCGGCCCCCGGGTCCGCGTCAACCAGGTCGGCTACCTGCCCGGCGGCCCGAAGAACGCCACCGTCGTCACCGACGCCACCGAGGCCCTGCCCTGGCAGCTACGCGCCGCCTCCGGCACCGTGGTCGCCAGCGGCACCACCACCCCGCGCGGCGTCGACCCGGCGTCGGCGCAGAACGTGCACTCCGTCGACTTCTCCGGGTACCGCACCCCCGGGCAGGGCCTGACGCTCGCCGTGGACGGCGAGGCGAGCCACCCGTTCGACATCTCCGGCGCGCTCTACGAGCAGCTGCGCTCCGACGCGTTGCAGTTCTTCTACATCCAGCGCAGCGGCATCGCCATCGACGGCGACCTGGTCGGCGAGGAGTACGCCCGCCCCGCCGGTCACCTGGGCATCGCACCGAACCAGGGCGACACCGACGTGCCCTGCCAGGCCGGTGTCTGCGACTACCGGCTCGACGTGCGCGGCGGCTGGTACGACGCCGGCGACCACGGCAAGTACGTCGTGAACGGCGGCATAGCCACCTACCAGCTGCTGAGTACCTTCGAGCGGACCAAGAACGCCGCCACCGCCGGATTCGGCGCCGCCCTCGGTGACGGCACGCTGCGGCTGCCCGAGCGCGACAACGGGGTGCCCGACATCCTCGACGAGGCCCGCTGGGAGCTGGAGTTCCTGCTGCGGATGCAGGTGCCGGCCGGCAAGCCGCTGGCCGGGATGGCCCACCACAAGATCCACGACCGGACCTGGACCGGCCTGCCGTTGCAGCCCGAGGACGACCCGGAGCCGCGCGAGCTGCACCCGCCGTCCACCGCCGCCACGCTCAACCTGGCCGCCGTGGCCGCGCAGTGCGCCCGGCTGTTCGCCCCCTACGACGCCGCGTTCGCCACGCGCTGCGGCAACGCGGCCAGGACCGCGTACGCGGCGGCCAAGGCCAACCCGACCCGGTACGCCAGCCCGGCGGACAGCGTCGGCGGCGGACCGTACGACGACAGCGACGTCACCGACGAGTTCTACTGGGCCGCCGTGGAGCTGTACCTGACCACCGGCGAGCGGGCGTACCTGACCGACCTGACCGCGTCGCCGCACCACACCGGCGACGTCTTCGACGACCGGGGCTTCGGCTGGCAGAGCGTCGCCGCGCTGGGCCGCCTCGACCTGGCCACCGTGCCGAACGGGCTGCCCGCCGCCGACCTGGCCCGGGCCCGCGCCTCGGTCACCACCGCCGCCGACGGGTACCTCGCCGAGATCCAGCGGCAGGCGTACGGGCTGCCCATGCCCGGTGACGCCGGCAGCTACTTCTGGGGCGGCAACAGCAACGTGATCAACAACGCGATCGTGCTGGCCACCGCGTTCGACCTGACCCGCGAGGCAAAGTACCGGGACGGGGCGGTGCAGGCGATGGACTACATCTTCGGCCGCAACGCGCTGAACATCTCGTACGTGACCGGGTGGGGTGAGCACGCGGCGGAGAACCAGCACAGCCGCATCTTCGGCCACCAGCTCGACCCGTCCATGCCCAAGCCACCGGCCGGCTCGCTGGCCGGCGGCCCGAACGCCGCCCTTCAGGACCCATTCGTGGAGCAACTGCTGGCCGGTTGCGCGCCGATGTTCTGCTTCGTCGACGACATCGCCTCGTACTCCACCAACGAGGTCGCCATCAACTGGAACTCGGCGCTGACCTGGATCTCCTCGTTCCTGGCCGACCAGGGGGACGCCTCGGCCGTGCCGGCGCCCACCTGCTCGGTGTCCTACACCAACTACGGCTTCTGGCAGGGCGGCACCGGCTTCACCGCCCAGGTGGCCATCCGCAACACCGGCACCAGCGCGGTGCACGGCTGGACCGCCCGCTTCGCCTTCACCGGTGACGCCAAGGTCCGGGAAGCCTGGATGGCGAACGTGACGCAGGCCGGCGCCACGGTGACCGCCAGGAACGAGTCGTACAACGCCCGGATCAACCCGGGCGCCACGGTGACCTTCGGCTTCAACGCCACCACCGGCCCCGGGGCCAACCCCAACCCCGCCCTGGTCACCGTCAACGGCTCACCCTGCA from Micromonospora craniellae encodes the following:
- a CDS encoding helix-turn-helix domain-containing protein, whose amino-acid sequence is MTASPTVRRRRIARELRQLRERAGMTLDVAARQLNMSKSNLSRIENAQIGIKPRDVRAALALYQVTGNDAEALIEIARGAQQRGWWQHYSDVLPEWFEFYVGLEAEAATLRTYEAEAVPGLLQTEAYAREVYRLTAGEDDIDRKVAARLRRQDVLRSDEPVELSVVLNEAVLLRPVSERSVMAEQLAHLEAATQLPNVTIQVLPFAAGGHPAMNSPYVILTFADAADAAVVYLENLTTGLALEEVAQVRSYSLVHERLRRLALDPASSLVRLKEASRYFT
- a CDS encoding DUF397 domain-containing protein, with the protein product MTALDLSLADWRISTRSVGNGNCVEVAVVDGQVAVRDSKDRPGPVLTFPSSAWHAFVTGVDEVRAG
- a CDS encoding IS66 family transposase is translated as MDQVRDALTSAPVVHADESGLRVAGKLHWVHVATTGKHTLVWAHPRRGRAGIDAGQVMASMAGIAVRDAWAPYDIYTPAAHQLCCAHLLRELTAAGERVPGAVWPGQAADALLRLKTAADTARAHAASGIDPDLLAEQTGLFRQAALVAVKDHQHEKSKTGRKLTALGRRMRDRIDDCLRFAVDLRSPFDNNAR
- a CDS encoding PP2C family protein-serine/threonine phosphatase — protein: MTLKLRSAGTSDRGLIRSGNQDALHAGTWLVAVADGMGGMAAGDLASAIAIEAVAPLDGEIPEDALVAALQDGIALATTRIRQAVTEDPQRQGMGTTLTALLFARTGSCLALAHVGDSRAYLFRDGVLKQITRDDTFVQMLVEQGVITPDQAGSHPRRAVVTQALQGDEVSPTYATMLPRHGDRWLLCSDGLSNVVRAETLAEVLAAHPEREVCARKLIDLALRAGGPDNITVVIADVVDEP
- a CDS encoding glycoside hydrolase family 9 protein, with the protein product MTPSRRRLAVLAAATTVALAGASAGTAHADPPAEAPEQITNGDFSSGVSPWFSYGTGPLGVTDGQLCATVSGGLANPWDAGIGQDSVALVAGAEYTLGFDVTATPGNAVTAVLQLGNAPYTGYYSVTAAATPTQQRIERTFVAPEDDDRAQLIFQVGGAAEEQTVCLDNVSLRGGNPPEPYVPDTGPRVRVNQVGYLPGGPKNATVVTDATEALPWQLRAASGTVVASGTTTPRGVDPASAQNVHSVDFSGYRTPGQGLTLAVDGEASHPFDISGALYEQLRSDALQFFYIQRSGIAIDGDLVGEEYARPAGHLGIAPNQGDTDVPCQAGVCDYRLDVRGGWYDAGDHGKYVVNGGIATYQLLSTFERTKNAATAGFGAALGDGTLRLPERDNGVPDILDEARWELEFLLRMQVPAGKPLAGMAHHKIHDRTWTGLPLQPEDDPEPRELHPPSTAATLNLAAVAAQCARLFAPYDAAFATRCGNAARTAYAAAKANPTRYASPADSVGGGPYDDSDVTDEFYWAAVELYLTTGERAYLTDLTASPHHTGDVFDDRGFGWQSVAALGRLDLATVPNGLPAADLARARASVTTAADGYLAEIQRQAYGLPMPGDAGSYFWGGNSNVINNAIVLATAFDLTREAKYRDGAVQAMDYIFGRNALNISYVTGWGEHAAENQHSRIFGHQLDPSMPKPPAGSLAGGPNAALQDPFVEQLLAGCAPMFCFVDDIASYSTNEVAINWNSALTWISSFLADQGDASAVPAPTCSVSYTNYGFWQGGTGFTAQVAIRNTGTSAVHGWTARFAFTGDAKVREAWMANVTQAGATVTARNESYNARINPGATVTFGFNATTGPGANPNPALVTVNGSPCTVS